From a region of the Pontibacillus yanchengensis genome:
- a CDS encoding alpha/beta fold hydrolase: protein MLEYIFHNTRQRNREDVVLLHGIGGSSRIFHKQVDAYMKEYNVISLHLPGHGTSPKTTSYKNTFNFTLVASEVHKTLQHININQAHFVGISLGSIIINKLMNHYPSIVKSAVMGGSITRFSPLSKLLLNTGNLIKHITPYIWLYHLFAYIMMPKSNHKVSRTMFIKEAKKMRREDFLQWYKNFLDFHNKPVQCFGKKARIIPKLYISGKEDHLFVKLLKRDLRGVKNTTLEIIKDCGHVCNIEKSEEFNRLSLAFLNKNKTLTEDAS, encoded by the coding sequence TTGTTAGAATATATTTTTCATAACACTCGTCAACGAAACCGTGAAGATGTTGTATTATTACACGGAATCGGAGGTAGTTCACGGATTTTTCATAAGCAAGTTGATGCCTATATGAAGGAGTACAACGTTATATCTCTTCATTTGCCTGGGCATGGAACATCACCTAAGACGACGTCGTACAAAAACACATTCAACTTTACACTCGTTGCATCAGAAGTACACAAAACACTTCAACATATAAACATTAACCAGGCCCATTTCGTTGGTATTTCGTTAGGGTCCATCATTATTAATAAATTAATGAATCATTACCCATCTATAGTAAAGAGTGCAGTGATGGGTGGTAGTATTACGAGATTTTCACCATTATCAAAGTTACTACTAAATACAGGAAACCTTATAAAACATATCACTCCATATATTTGGTTATATCATCTATTCGCCTATATTATGATGCCAAAGTCAAACCATAAAGTATCAAGAACTATGTTTATTAAAGAAGCGAAGAAAATGAGAAGGGAAGATTTCCTACAATGGTATAAAAACTTCCTAGATTTTCATAATAAACCTGTACAATGTTTTGGAAAGAAAGCCAGAATTATACCCAAGCTCTACATCTCTGGCAAAGAAGATCATCTTTTCGTAAAGCTATTAAAGCGTGACCTTCGTGGTGTTAAGAATACAACACTAGAGATCATAAAAGACTGCGGACATGTCTGCAATATCGAAAAGAGTGAAGAATTTAACCGGCTCTCTTTAGCATTTTTGAATAAAAACAAAACTCTAACAGAAGACGCCTCTTAG
- a CDS encoding vanadium-dependent haloperoxidase, whose translation MAKKYDYELWTELPYAGEDHPPRNPETPYSGSWSTYYIEHNEDGGFSTPSGKPILLDVRHPNTINWDTQLSKVKRTLAHLTPREKEIAYYWSRGPATKQWTPIADILIDTYGVEAPRAGRILAALQAGINDSFVVAWYLKFKWLVARPNQLDDDLVTVICTPRHPSYPSGHAAVAGTAEVILSYFFPAEKRRLHDLAEECAKSRLYAGVHFPIDNDEGLKLGRQIGHIVVKQLQQEYNSEGNPVDIHYRENRNAKLLPPPYEQAIPYDFNTSCDSLVENQSTSYKKQNNTSPKPKLFF comes from the coding sequence ATGGCCAAGAAATATGATTATGAGTTGTGGACAGAATTACCATATGCTGGCGAAGATCACCCACCTCGTAATCCAGAAACACCTTACTCTGGATCGTGGAGCACCTATTATATAGAGCATAACGAGGATGGTGGTTTCTCAACCCCAAGTGGTAAACCAATCCTATTAGATGTCCGTCATCCCAACACCATTAACTGGGATACTCAATTAAGCAAGGTAAAACGAACGTTAGCTCACCTAACACCAAGGGAAAAAGAAATCGCTTATTATTGGTCAAGAGGTCCTGCTACGAAACAGTGGACACCAATTGCAGACATCCTTATTGATACCTATGGTGTAGAGGCTCCGCGGGCTGGGAGAATTTTAGCCGCCTTACAAGCCGGAATCAATGATTCTTTTGTGGTAGCGTGGTATTTAAAATTTAAGTGGCTTGTGGCACGACCTAATCAATTGGATGATGATCTCGTTACAGTTATATGCACACCTAGACACCCTTCCTATCCATCGGGGCATGCTGCGGTGGCAGGCACTGCTGAAGTAATCCTAAGCTACTTCTTTCCTGCAGAAAAACGTCGTCTCCATGATCTGGCAGAAGAGTGCGCAAAATCAAGATTATATGCAGGGGTACACTTTCCAATCGATAATGATGAAGGATTAAAGCTAGGAAGACAAATTGGCCACATCGTTGTAAAGCAACTCCAGCAAGAATACAACTCAGAAGGTAATCCTGTGGACATTCATTATCGTGAGAACAGAAATGCCAAACTTCTTCCCCCACCTTATGAGCAAGCAATTCCTTATGATTTTAATACCTCCTGTGATTCATTAGTAGAGAATCAATCTACCTCTTATAAGAAACAGAACAACACCTCGCCTAAACCAAAATTATTTTTTTAA
- a CDS encoding DUF4097 family beta strand repeat-containing protein translates to MKKLFLGGLIIFMIGIGGLMLTTVQGNGLSFSSMFGERLPFEDEKVFEKDNIKHINVDVASSDVNILPSDTDEITVRYYGKADKNSLENRSLQTDLSQDTLDIHIHNKRTFSIGFTYVNQQIDVMIPSQTIKSLNVNGASSDITLKSFQSEQIEFDLASGDVQLNNVESNLITVNTSSGSVDGEDITGEMRVKTSSGDTNLHLKAIKHPLDISSSSGDVEIDIASEPTNMKLNYSSSSGEADINFPLKYDSLDRSNIQATIGSGNPDVTIRTSSGDLTFNLTN, encoded by the coding sequence ATGAAAAAACTCTTCTTAGGTGGTTTGATTATTTTTATGATAGGCATTGGAGGTTTGATGTTAACGACAGTGCAAGGAAATGGACTTAGCTTTTCCTCCATGTTTGGCGAACGACTACCATTTGAAGATGAAAAAGTATTCGAAAAAGATAACATTAAACATATCAACGTTGATGTTGCCTCATCAGATGTAAACATACTCCCATCTGATACTGATGAAATTACGGTACGCTATTATGGGAAAGCAGATAAAAACTCCTTAGAAAATCGCTCCTTACAAACAGACCTCTCCCAAGACACCTTAGATATTCACATTCATAACAAACGAACATTTTCAATTGGTTTCACTTATGTGAATCAACAAATTGATGTTATGATCCCTAGCCAAACCATTAAATCCTTAAATGTGAATGGTGCCAGTAGCGACATTACATTAAAATCCTTCCAAAGTGAACAGATTGAGTTCGACCTAGCCTCTGGCGATGTTCAATTAAATAATGTGGAAAGCAATCTAATCACCGTTAACACAAGCTCAGGTTCTGTTGATGGTGAAGATATTACCGGGGAAATGAGAGTGAAAACGAGCTCTGGCGACACCAATTTACATCTTAAAGCTATCAAACACCCTTTAGATATATCCTCTTCTAGTGGGGATGTGGAGATTGATATAGCATCTGAACCAACGAACATGAAGCTGAATTATAGCAGTTCTTCTGGTGAAGCAGATATTAACTTCCCACTTAAATACGATTCATTAGATCGATCCAACATTCAAGCAACAATCGGTTCTGGTAACCCAGATGTGACCATCCGAACAAGTTCTGGCGATCTCACATTCAACCTGACAAATTAA
- a CDS encoding HAAS signaling domain-containing protein: MTHTEYLKHLEKHLHQLSDQEKQEVLADYQEHFEMGMLEGREASDIAKDLGHPRDIAKEVYVQSRIENAETNKSITNLSHAILSTMSLGLFNLIIVLGPAIALLGIYISLWTAVVSLYVGAIGVFFVSSSSGVQLLQLFSSMILTGLGIMLTIGLAKLGSLLYYLFIKYVKWNVNIVKGGNYA; this comes from the coding sequence TTGACACATACCGAATATCTTAAGCATTTAGAAAAACATTTACATCAATTATCCGACCAAGAAAAGCAAGAGGTGCTAGCGGATTACCAAGAGCATTTTGAAATGGGGATGCTCGAGGGAAGAGAAGCAAGTGACATTGCCAAAGACCTAGGTCATCCAAGAGATATTGCCAAGGAAGTCTACGTGCAATCCCGTATTGAGAACGCAGAAACGAATAAATCTATTACGAATCTTAGCCACGCTATCTTATCAACTATGAGTCTTGGACTCTTTAATTTGATTATCGTTTTAGGACCTGCGATTGCTTTATTGGGTATCTACATTAGTTTGTGGACAGCTGTGGTTAGTCTTTACGTAGGAGCAATTGGGGTATTTTTTGTATCCTCCTCATCAGGTGTACAACTATTACAACTCTTTTCAAGCATGATTCTAACTGGTCTTGGTATTATGCTGACCATCGGTTTAGCCAAATTAGGCAGCTTGCTCTATTACTTATTCATTAAATATGTGAAATGGAACGTTAACATTGTGAAAGGAGGAAATTACGCATGA
- a CDS encoding PadR family transcriptional regulator encodes MNPQFKKGILELCVLVIVKQKDQYGYELAQNLTEKIAIAEGSLYPLLRRLTKEDYLQTYMAKSTEGPPRKYYRLTDEGERYMESLIHDWNIFQESVNHLIKEVYES; translated from the coding sequence ATGAATCCACAATTTAAGAAAGGCATCTTAGAACTTTGTGTTTTAGTCATTGTGAAGCAAAAGGATCAATATGGTTACGAGCTTGCCCAAAACTTAACTGAAAAAATAGCCATAGCAGAAGGAAGCCTCTACCCTTTATTACGTAGACTTACAAAGGAAGACTATTTACAAACATATATGGCTAAATCCACAGAAGGTCCTCCTAGAAAATACTATCGCTTAACCGATGAAGGCGAACGATACATGGAGTCGTTGATTCATGACTGGAATATCTTCCAGGAAAGCGTGAACCACTTAATTAAGGAGGTGTATGAATCTTGA
- a CDS encoding DUF2187 family protein, translated as MSEENENMNKDNIIDAAFVKKEENEGEEPKVSEENKATVGDVVSFLKDGKEVDGIVTSAKLENSVVVDMTIMENFKDLGIEHEKTVVGHGNYTIKERGNQ; from the coding sequence ATGTCCGAAGAAAACGAAAACATGAATAAAGATAATATCATTGATGCAGCTTTTGTAAAAAAAGAGGAAAATGAAGGCGAAGAACCAAAGGTTAGCGAAGAAAATAAAGCTACCGTTGGTGACGTCGTTTCTTTCCTAAAGGATGGTAAAGAAGTTGATGGCATTGTAACATCAGCTAAACTTGAAAATTCCGTTGTAGTGGATATGACTATCATGGAAAACTTCAAAGACCTAGGCATTGAACACGAAAAAACAGTTGTAGGTCATGGCAATTACACAATTAAAGAACGTGGAAATCAATAA
- the queC gene encoding 7-cyano-7-deazaguanine synthase QueC, with the protein MQKNNKAIVVFSGGQDSTTCLFWAMKHFDEVEAVTFHYNQRHSEEIEVAKEIVEDLNIKHTNLDMSLLSQLAPNALTRDDIEVNDGEDGGLPSTFVPGRNLLFLSFATILGYQIDAKHIITGVCETDFSGYPDCRDMFVKSLNVTLNLSMDSEFVIHTPLMWLDKAQTWELADDLGAFSYVREKTLTCYHGIRGDGCGECPSCMLRKNGLNTYLAQREGANS; encoded by the coding sequence ATGCAGAAAAACAATAAAGCCATTGTTGTGTTTAGTGGAGGTCAGGATAGTACAACGTGTCTGTTCTGGGCCATGAAACACTTTGATGAGGTGGAAGCGGTAACGTTTCATTACAACCAACGCCATTCAGAAGAAATAGAAGTGGCGAAAGAAATAGTTGAGGACTTAAACATTAAGCATACAAATTTAGATATGTCTTTATTAAGTCAATTAGCCCCGAATGCTCTAACAAGAGATGATATTGAAGTAAATGACGGGGAAGATGGTGGATTGCCATCTACGTTTGTCCCGGGGCGTAATCTTTTATTCTTATCATTTGCAACTATTTTAGGTTATCAAATCGATGCTAAACATATTATCACAGGCGTCTGCGAGACGGATTTTAGTGGTTATCCAGATTGTCGTGATATGTTCGTCAAATCGTTGAATGTAACATTAAATTTATCAATGGATTCTGAATTTGTGATTCACACCCCTCTAATGTGGCTAGATAAAGCACAAACCTGGGAACTTGCGGATGACTTAGGGGCATTTTCCTATGTAAGGGAAAAAACACTAACTTGTTATCATGGCATTCGTGGTGATGGATGTGGAGAGTGCCCATCTTGTATGTTAAGAAAAAATGGGCTGAACACGTATTTAGCACAACGAGAAGGAGCGAATTCATAA
- the queD gene encoding 6-carboxytetrahydropterin synthase QueD, with protein sequence MDQYGFRIVEDLQKIDKDIERSQLKYHNKRVMVSKEFTFDAAHHLHLYDGKCKNLHGHTYTVVFGISGFVNEIGIVMDFGDIKQIWKEQIEIHLDHKYVNETLPPMNTTAENMVVWIYEKMADALTHEDFQGTRVEFVKLYETPTSFAEVRREWMESE encoded by the coding sequence ATGGATCAATATGGTTTCCGCATTGTAGAAGATTTGCAAAAGATCGATAAGGATATTGAACGGTCTCAGCTAAAATACCACAATAAGCGAGTAATGGTGAGCAAAGAGTTTACCTTTGATGCAGCACACCACCTTCATTTGTACGATGGTAAGTGTAAGAACCTACATGGCCACACCTATACGGTAGTATTTGGCATCAGTGGGTTTGTAAATGAGATTGGGATTGTGATGGATTTTGGAGATATTAAACAAATTTGGAAAGAACAAATCGAGATACATCTGGATCATAAATATGTAAATGAAACCCTGCCACCTATGAATACAACAGCTGAGAATATGGTGGTCTGGATTTATGAGAAAATGGCAGACGCTCTTACTCATGAAGACTTCCAGGGAACTAGAGTTGAATTTGTGAAACTGTACGAAACGCCAACAAGTTTTGCAGAAGTGAGACGGGAGTGGATGGAAAGTGAATAA
- the queE gene encoding 7-carboxy-7-deazaguanine synthase QueE — translation MNKFPVLEIFGPTIQGEGMVVGRKTMFVRTAGCDYSCSWCDSAFTWDGSAKDEIQKLTAPEIINALDQRGGDYFDHVTISGGNPALLKNLNELIDSLHEKGCEVALETQGSKWQAWFLTIDDLTISPKPPSSKMSTNWDVLDRIIAKLEEAGRTTHTSLKVVIFNDEDLEYAKQVHKRYPNLAFYVQVGNEALDESDDQNLALHLLDQYEWLIDRVMHSSDLNHVRVLPQVHALLWGNRRGV, via the coding sequence GTGAATAAGTTTCCTGTTCTTGAAATCTTTGGCCCAACCATCCAAGGAGAAGGGATGGTCGTAGGACGTAAAACGATGTTCGTTCGTACAGCAGGCTGTGATTATAGTTGTTCCTGGTGTGATTCTGCCTTTACCTGGGATGGAAGTGCTAAGGATGAAATTCAAAAACTCACTGCTCCTGAGATTATCAATGCCTTAGATCAACGTGGGGGAGATTATTTTGACCACGTTACGATTTCTGGAGGTAATCCTGCATTACTAAAAAATTTGAATGAGTTGATTGATAGCTTGCATGAAAAAGGCTGTGAAGTAGCTCTAGAAACGCAAGGAAGTAAATGGCAGGCTTGGTTCCTTACAATTGATGATTTAACCATCTCTCCAAAACCACCTAGCTCTAAGATGAGTACAAACTGGGACGTACTGGATAGGATTATCGCTAAGTTAGAAGAAGCTGGACGGACAACGCATACAAGTTTAAAGGTAGTTATTTTTAACGATGAGGATTTAGAATATGCCAAGCAAGTCCACAAACGTTACCCAAATTTAGCATTCTATGTCCAAGTCGGAAATGAAGCATTAGATGAATCTGATGATCAAAACCTTGCCCTTCATCTACTAGACCAGTATGAGTGGTTGATTGATAGAGTCATGCATTCTAGTGACCTAAACCATGTTCGCGTCCTACCTCAGGTACATGCATTACTATGGGGGAATAGACGAGGTGTTTAA